The following coding sequences lie in one Cronobacter universalis NCTC 9529 genomic window:
- a CDS encoding apurinic/apyrimidinic endonuclease family protein, producing MKLGFACKFLDSGLKQEFPFKSTTRTRFLSLGHEPRLTLLSQLAQTNLNNLYLTLEQLAQLPAALRMMRIGSDLLPLYTVPEAGPVYGEFLTDLAPLFTRCGEFARAHDIRLSFHPGQYSVLASDNPDVVDRAIEDVEYHALCAVMMGYGQQFQDFKINIHMNGKRGFEGFREAFGRLSPQAQRMLTVENDEISCSLDDVLQAQALCPIVLDIHHHWVKENAFIMPDDPRIEQIKASWRGVRPVLHYSISQEGLIPEQGYPEQSQLGIPKTKLRAHSDYYFNSTLNDWALSFTDFDIMCEVKMKNIARDRLYDYALLKGVVKAA from the coding sequence ATGAAATTAGGTTTCGCGTGTAAATTTTTAGATTCAGGGCTCAAACAGGAATTTCCCTTTAAATCGACAACCCGCACCCGCTTTTTAAGTCTCGGCCATGAGCCGCGTCTGACGCTGTTATCGCAGCTCGCGCAGACGAATCTCAACAACCTGTATCTGACGCTGGAGCAGCTTGCGCAGTTACCTGCGGCGTTAAGGATGATGCGTATCGGCAGCGATCTCCTGCCGCTCTATACCGTGCCGGAGGCAGGCCCTGTCTATGGAGAATTTTTAACGGACCTGGCGCCGTTATTTACCCGCTGCGGCGAGTTTGCCCGCGCGCATGATATCCGCCTCTCCTTTCATCCCGGACAGTATTCCGTTTTAGCGTCAGATAATCCTGATGTTGTCGATCGGGCTATCGAGGATGTGGAATATCACGCCCTCTGCGCGGTAATGATGGGTTACGGCCAGCAGTTTCAGGATTTCAAAATTAATATTCATATGAACGGCAAGCGCGGTTTCGAGGGTTTTCGCGAAGCGTTTGGCCGGTTGAGCCCGCAGGCGCAGCGGATGTTGACGGTGGAGAACGATGAGATCTCCTGTTCGCTGGACGATGTGTTACAGGCGCAAGCGCTCTGCCCGATTGTGCTGGATATTCACCACCACTGGGTGAAAGAGAACGCGTTTATTATGCCGGACGATCCGCGCATTGAACAAATAAAAGCGTCATGGCGCGGCGTGCGCCCGGTTCTGCATTATTCCATCTCTCAGGAAGGGCTGATCCCGGAACAGGGATACCCTGAACAATCACAGCTCGGCATTCCCAAAACTAAACTACGCGCGCATTCAGACTATTATTTCAACAGCACGCTGAACGACTGGGCGCTCTCTTTCACCGATTTCGACATTATGTGCGAAGTGAAAATGAAAAACATCGCCCGCGACCGGTTGTATGATTACGCGTTATTGAAAGGCGTGGTGAAGGCGGCGTGA
- a CDS encoding MFS transporter yields MEDIYFAEVALLSGHKFLALSGFSLIAAAYGLARFSWGLQLPDVIRDIPMSPTRVGALSAASFAAYGVASVASSFCTARTGPRLPALLAGLFAIIGLIVLSQASGPLWLAVGVVFAGMSSGLVSPPMAEAVNRDVTPAQRPGVNTVINAGTGGGIILSALAVLLMPGHWREIWLLFAALAVIPTLMTWRAMPAAPAGERASLKSQLAALRRPALRPPLIIALLSGVVSAAYWSFGPLMFQSQAGMEGRDVTLLWLVTGVAGCFGVLTGVLIGRVGINNAHRLMQLLTLAAFGLLALSASCPWLCWGVAALYGFAYITLSGVLLVSGVAATGEFPAAGLGAVFLLLAIGQMAGSALFGVLLDTLSAVPALGIFGALAILALCLPAEQTPARHPDICSRKQAARR; encoded by the coding sequence GTGGAGGATATTTACTTCGCTGAGGTCGCCTTGCTGTCCGGACATAAATTTCTCGCCCTGAGCGGGTTTTCGCTCATAGCCGCCGCCTACGGGCTGGCGCGTTTCTCCTGGGGATTACAGTTACCTGACGTTATCCGGGATATTCCCATGTCGCCGACGCGGGTCGGCGCGCTTTCGGCGGCGTCGTTCGCGGCCTATGGCGTGGCGAGTGTGGCGTCGTCGTTTTGTACGGCGCGCACCGGGCCGCGGCTGCCTGCGCTGCTCGCCGGGCTCTTCGCGATTATCGGGTTGATTGTGCTTTCACAAGCGTCCGGGCCGCTCTGGCTCGCCGTGGGGGTCGTGTTTGCCGGGATGAGTTCCGGGCTGGTCTCGCCGCCGATGGCTGAAGCGGTGAACCGCGATGTGACACCGGCGCAGCGCCCTGGCGTCAACACAGTGATCAATGCCGGAACGGGCGGGGGCATCATTTTATCCGCCCTGGCCGTACTGCTGATGCCGGGCCACTGGCGTGAGATCTGGCTGCTCTTCGCCGCGCTCGCCGTCATCCCAACGCTCATGACGTGGCGCGCCATGCCCGCCGCGCCGGCGGGCGAGCGTGCGTCGCTTAAATCCCAGCTTGCAGCGCTCCGGCGGCCCGCGCTGCGCCCGCCGCTGATTATCGCGCTGCTCAGCGGCGTGGTGAGCGCGGCGTACTGGTCCTTCGGGCCGCTGATGTTTCAGTCGCAGGCGGGGATGGAAGGCCGCGACGTCACGCTGCTCTGGCTTGTCACCGGCGTGGCGGGATGCTTTGGCGTATTAACGGGCGTGCTGATTGGGCGCGTCGGGATCAATAACGCCCACCGTTTAATGCAGCTTCTTACGCTAGCCGCGTTCGGACTGCTGGCGCTGTCGGCCTCCTGTCCCTGGCTGTGCTGGGGCGTGGCGGCGCTCTATGGTTTTGCCTATATCACGCTCTCCGGCGTCCTGCTGGTCAGCGGTGTCGCGGCGACGGGGGAGTTTCCGGCGGCAGGCCTCGGCGCGGTGTTTCTGCTGCTCGCTATTGGTCAGATGGCGGGGTCCGCGCTTTTTGGCGTGCTGCTGGATACCTTAAGCGCCGTTCCCGCGCTCGGTATTTTCGGGGCGCTGGCCATACTCGCGCTCTGTTTACCGGCGGAACAAACGCCAGCGCGTCACCCGGATATATGCTCAAGAAAGCAGGCGGCACGCCGATAA
- a CDS encoding EAL and HDOD domain-containing protein, with the protein MYSFIARQPIFDASLNTVAYELLYRDGLTNAFPPVTAEFATSQLLADHFLVTPLQRLSGKHTSFINFPYEMIVNGLAQSLPRQNVVIEILENSVPDNALFTTVREMYEQGYCFALDDFTLESEWSRFLPYISVIKFDIQSTSLEQIKAFLKAHPNLRCKLLAEKVERREELDQYLQLGFHLFQGYFYSKPELIKTKKLPEQKVFILELIREVNAARPDMAKIEKLISRDVAITYKLMRYVNNIKYQHNFHANAESLPFRSIFAFLGLYELKRFITILAVTHISDPSVSELYNVSLVYGRFCELAAHRIGGVSEDDAFIAGLFSRLDAIMDIPMDTLLEQIYVSKEVKKALLNREGVPGALVRLCEEFERADWPEVVNVAQELNLSERDIIDMTHEAVKWGDTII; encoded by the coding sequence ATGTATTCCTTCATAGCGCGTCAGCCTATCTTTGATGCGTCGCTGAACACGGTGGCTTACGAGTTACTCTACCGGGACGGGCTGACCAACGCCTTTCCGCCCGTCACCGCCGAGTTCGCCACCAGCCAGCTGCTTGCCGATCATTTTCTGGTGACGCCGTTACAGCGTTTGTCCGGGAAACATACGTCGTTTATCAATTTCCCGTATGAAATGATCGTCAACGGGCTGGCGCAATCGCTGCCGCGCCAGAATGTCGTGATAGAGATTCTTGAGAACAGCGTGCCGGATAACGCGCTGTTTACCACCGTGCGGGAGATGTATGAGCAGGGCTACTGCTTCGCGCTGGATGATTTTACGCTGGAGAGCGAGTGGAGCCGTTTTTTGCCCTACATCAGCGTCATTAAGTTCGATATTCAGTCCACAAGCCTTGAGCAGATCAAAGCGTTTCTGAAAGCGCATCCGAATCTGCGCTGCAAGCTGCTCGCCGAAAAAGTCGAACGGCGCGAAGAGCTTGACCAGTATCTGCAGCTCGGCTTTCACCTGTTCCAGGGCTATTTCTACAGCAAGCCGGAACTTATCAAGACCAAAAAGCTTCCTGAACAAAAAGTCTTTATCCTGGAGCTTATCCGTGAGGTCAACGCGGCGCGCCCGGATATGGCGAAGATCGAAAAGCTGATCAGCCGCGATGTGGCCATCACCTATAAGCTGATGCGCTACGTCAATAACATCAAATATCAGCATAACTTTCACGCTAACGCTGAATCGTTGCCGTTTCGCAGCATTTTCGCGTTTCTTGGGCTCTATGAGCTGAAAAGGTTCATCACGATCCTCGCCGTGACGCACATCAGCGATCCGTCGGTGAGCGAGCTTTATAACGTCAGCCTGGTGTACGGGCGCTTCTGTGAGCTGGCGGCGCACCGTATCGGCGGCGTAAGTGAGGACGACGCGTTTATCGCCGGGCTGTTCTCGCGTCTTGATGCGATTATGGATATCCCGATGGATACGCTGCTGGAGCAAATCTACGTCTCGAAGGAAGTTAAAAAAGCGCTGCTTAACCGCGAGGGCGTACCGGGGGCGCTGGTGCGGCTGTGCGAGGAGTTTGAGCGCGCCGACTGGCCGGAAGTGGTGAATGTGGCGCAGGAGCTGAACCTTAGCGAGCGGGATATCATCGATATGACCCATGAGGCGGTGAAATGGGGCGACACCATTATCTGA
- a CDS encoding DUF2231 domain-containing protein, producing MHPHTTARSPAAAVALYELLNPIPLGFFTAAWIFDILYMKSYVQMWTDAASWLIAIGLVIAIIPRLISLGQIWPGRRHLHGPAQRLHFWLNLLAIVLAIFNAFIHSRDAYAVVPAGVILSTLVVALLLLANVQLALRQRAA from the coding sequence ATGCACCCCCACACGACCGCACGATCCCCGGCAGCAGCCGTGGCGCTTTATGAACTGCTCAATCCCATTCCTTTAGGCTTCTTCACGGCCGCCTGGATTTTCGACATCCTGTACATGAAAAGTTACGTGCAGATGTGGACCGATGCCGCCAGCTGGCTTATCGCCATCGGCCTCGTTATCGCCATTATTCCGCGCCTGATTAGCCTCGGGCAGATCTGGCCGGGCCGCCGCCATCTGCATGGCCCGGCGCAGCGGCTGCACTTCTGGCTGAATCTGCTGGCGATTGTGCTGGCCATTTTCAACGCCTTTATCCATAGCCGTGATGCCTATGCCGTGGTGCCTGCGGGCGTCATTCTCTCAACGCTGGTCGTGGCGCTGCTGCTGCTGGCGAATGTTCAACTCGCGTTACGCCAACGCGCTGCTTAA
- a CDS encoding PQQ-dependent sugar dehydrogenase has protein sequence MNNIHRLALAVSLGALLSGCDNSATLDPQKQVGPNPELPEAKNFLLPPMQVPEGVAWKEGEKPKVAQGLKIEKIADGLMHPRQVYVLPNNDILVAESNGTPKPTTRPKQLIMGVVQKASGKGGPGGNRITLLRNVNGKWEKHNFIENLNAPFGIQLTGNTLWVANADSLMKFPYQEGQTEIRTPGEEVTELPGGPINHHWTKALLASPDGSKLYVGVGSNSNITENGIGAEYRRAAVLEVDAATGASRIYASGLRNPTGLQWEPESGKLWAIVNERDEIGSDLVPDYMTSVQEKGFYGWPYSYFGNHVDKRAEPQRPDLVAKTIKPDYALGSHVAPLGLHFYTGDNMPQYRGGAFVSEHGSWNRSPLNGYQVVWVKFANGKPVGMPQPVVTGFLTDDQKQVRGLPVGVTQDNSGALLIADDAGNAIWRVSAAQ, from the coding sequence ATGAACAATATTCATCGTCTCGCGCTGGCCGTCTCGCTGGGCGCTCTGCTTAGCGGCTGTGATAACAGCGCCACACTCGATCCGCAAAAACAGGTCGGGCCAAACCCGGAACTCCCGGAGGCGAAAAACTTCCTGCTGCCGCCGATGCAGGTGCCGGAAGGCGTCGCCTGGAAAGAGGGCGAAAAGCCGAAGGTGGCGCAGGGGCTGAAGATTGAGAAAATCGCCGACGGGCTGATGCATCCGCGCCAGGTCTATGTGCTGCCCAATAACGATATTCTGGTGGCGGAATCCAACGGCACGCCGAAACCGACCACGCGCCCGAAACAGCTCATCATGGGCGTGGTGCAAAAGGCGTCGGGCAAGGGCGGGCCGGGCGGCAACCGCATAACGCTTTTGCGTAACGTGAACGGCAAATGGGAAAAGCATAACTTTATTGAAAATCTCAATGCGCCTTTTGGCATTCAGCTCACGGGCAATACGCTGTGGGTGGCGAACGCCGACAGCCTGATGAAATTCCCGTATCAGGAAGGGCAAACGGAGATCCGCACGCCGGGCGAAGAGGTGACTGAACTGCCGGGCGGGCCGATCAACCATCACTGGACTAAAGCGCTGCTGGCGAGCCCGGATGGCAGCAAGCTCTACGTGGGCGTCGGCTCCAACAGCAACATCACGGAAAACGGCATCGGCGCGGAGTATCGCCGCGCGGCGGTGCTGGAAGTGGACGCCGCGACCGGCGCCAGCCGTATCTACGCGAGCGGCCTGCGCAACCCGACCGGCCTTCAGTGGGAGCCTGAGAGCGGCAAGCTATGGGCGATTGTTAACGAGCGCGACGAAATCGGCTCCGATCTGGTGCCCGATTATATGACGTCGGTACAGGAGAAGGGCTTCTACGGCTGGCCGTACAGCTATTTCGGCAATCACGTCGATAAACGCGCCGAGCCGCAGCGCCCGGATCTGGTGGCGAAAACTATTAAGCCTGACTACGCCCTCGGCTCGCACGTCGCGCCGCTTGGCCTGCATTTTTATACCGGCGATAACATGCCGCAGTATCGCGGCGGGGCGTTCGTGAGCGAGCACGGCAGCTGGAACCGCTCGCCGCTCAATGGCTATCAGGTGGTGTGGGTGAAATTTGCAAACGGCAAACCGGTCGGGATGCCGCAGCCGGTCGTCACCGGTTTCCTGACGGACGATCAGAAGCAGGTGCGCGGGCTGCCGGTCGGCGTGACGCAGGATAACTCCGGCGCGCTGCTGATTGCCGACGACGCCGGTAACGCCATCTGGCGCGTGAGCGCAGCGCAGTAA
- a CDS encoding C40 family peptidase, translating to MDFRAKPLFALLFCVYLTGCAHKAPKPKAIAPLPDTSASHQRPDLIPVIAALHDQMNTWQDTPYHWGGTERDGIDCSGFVWRTLHDRFNLPMARVTTRELIQMGKGVDKNKLRPGDLVFFRIKGALHVGFYDSDGEFIHASTSKGVTRSSLDNPYWQTVYLEARRLPDNISSVVTLNHNTPPDLASNRG from the coding sequence ATGGATTTCCGCGCCAAACCTTTATTCGCCCTTTTGTTCTGTGTTTACCTGACAGGATGCGCCCACAAGGCCCCAAAACCGAAAGCCATCGCCCCGCTCCCTGATACCTCTGCAAGCCATCAACGGCCGGATCTGATCCCCGTTATCGCCGCCCTTCACGACCAGATGAACACCTGGCAGGACACGCCGTATCACTGGGGCGGCACGGAGCGCGACGGGATCGACTGCTCCGGTTTTGTCTGGCGCACGCTGCACGACAGATTTAATCTGCCAATGGCGCGCGTTACCACGCGGGAATTAATTCAGATGGGCAAAGGCGTGGATAAAAATAAACTGCGACCGGGCGATCTGGTGTTCTTCCGTATTAAAGGCGCGCTGCATGTTGGTTTTTATGACTCTGACGGCGAATTTATTCACGCCTCAACCAGTAAAGGCGTCACCCGCTCCTCTTTGGATAATCCTTACTGGCAAACCGTTTATTTAGAGGCGCGCCGCCTGCCGGATAATATCAGCTCGGTCGTGACGCTGAATCATAATACGCCTCCGGATCTCGCCAGTAACCGCGGATAA
- a CDS encoding MerR family transcriptional regulator, protein MQLTIGELARATGVSARAIRHYHNNGLLAAVRACNGYRYFDKEAITQVRQIQRLIATGFSVAEIRSFPDCMLLVEGASFCPETQAVQYQRLKDIEEQISELEQRKARLLETLRQNDNSDAGTLHE, encoded by the coding sequence ATGCAACTGACTATTGGCGAGCTCGCCAGAGCGACGGGCGTGAGCGCACGCGCTATCCGGCATTATCATAACAACGGCTTACTGGCGGCCGTTCGCGCCTGTAACGGCTACCGCTATTTCGACAAAGAGGCCATCACCCAGGTGCGCCAGATCCAGCGGCTGATCGCGACCGGTTTTAGCGTGGCCGAGATCCGCAGCTTTCCCGATTGCATGTTGCTGGTCGAAGGCGCGTCATTCTGCCCGGAAACGCAGGCCGTTCAGTATCAGCGCCTGAAAGATATCGAAGAACAGATAAGCGAACTCGAACAGCGCAAAGCGCGCCTGCTGGAGACGCTGCGGCAGAATGACAACAGCGATGCGGGAACGTTACACGAATAA
- a CDS encoding alpha/beta fold hydrolase, with amino-acid sequence MHALLSRTLIILLFLMTAAAHGAERRYTVTAPDGVSIAVQESGNPNGPAIIFIHGLLGSHLNWRRQIADPRLQRFRLITFDLRGHGLSGKPDTDAAYREGRRWGDDLAAVISQSRASHPVLVGWSLGGAVISAYLAEHGDSRIGGALYVGGVVELTPALIPAHPAIYRDMTAADLQTHLDGEREFLRLCFYQQPDRDIFERLLTNAALASWTMQRNVPRIQVPAEKALGAARVPLLFIYGRHDALVNPDASLKRAKAINPRIQSELYARAGHAPFMEDAARFNAQLEEFADNAVARVSRAHPRKAM; translated from the coding sequence ATGCATGCACTGCTATCCCGTACTTTAATAATCCTGCTGTTCCTGATGACTGCCGCCGCGCATGGAGCAGAGCGGCGCTATACCGTCACCGCGCCGGATGGCGTCTCGATTGCCGTGCAGGAGAGCGGCAACCCGAACGGCCCGGCGATAATTTTCATTCACGGACTGCTGGGCAGCCACCTGAACTGGCGCCGGCAAATCGCCGACCCGCGGCTGCAACGTTTCCGGTTAATCACCTTCGATCTGCGCGGCCACGGGCTATCCGGGAAACCGGACACCGATGCGGCGTATCGGGAGGGCAGGCGATGGGGAGACGATCTGGCTGCGGTAATCAGCCAGAGCCGGGCTTCGCATCCGGTGCTGGTCGGCTGGTCGCTGGGCGGCGCGGTGATTTCGGCTTATCTTGCTGAACATGGCGACAGCCGGATCGGCGGCGCGTTATACGTGGGCGGCGTGGTGGAGTTAACGCCTGCGCTGATACCGGCGCATCCGGCTATTTATCGCGACATGACGGCGGCGGATTTACAAACGCATCTCGATGGCGAACGCGAATTTTTGCGGCTCTGTTTTTATCAGCAACCCGACCGCGACATTTTTGAGCGTCTGCTGACCAACGCGGCGCTGGCGTCCTGGACCATGCAGCGTAACGTGCCGCGGATACAGGTTCCCGCCGAAAAAGCGCTGGGCGCCGCGCGCGTGCCGTTGCTGTTTATCTATGGCAGGCACGACGCGCTGGTTAACCCGGACGCCTCGCTGAAAAGAGCGAAAGCGATCAATCCGCGCATACAGTCAGAATTGTATGCACGCGCAGGACATGCGCCATTTATGGAAGACGCCGCGCGGTTTAACGCGCAACTGGAAGAGTTTGCTGATAACGCCGTAGCGCGGGTAAGCAGAGCGCACCCGCGAAAGGCAATGTAA